The Cryptomeria japonica chromosome 6, Sugi_1.0, whole genome shotgun sequence genomic interval ATATCAAGACATTCATTTACAGACCATCTACAACAcaagacaagttgacatcaatgccaatagAACATGACAAGTCAAGCTTCCAATAGTGAATGTAGTGactttaattttattataattagaAATATTTACATTTAAATTTTGAGTGTGTAGGTAACTGATCCTATAGGCCATTCAATTTCAGATACTACCTAGGAACCCACAGTGTTCACCTTGAAACCAAGGAATTATTCTATGCAGGAGGGCTAATGCCTTGTTTctaatgtaaattatatttgtaatGCGATTGTGAGTATGTGTGTGTGCTAAGGTATCTTGTATTAAAAGGGTCTTGTGACTAAAGTTAGTTATGTTAAAATGTAATGTGTAAAATGTCTTATGTGGATAAGGGTGTAAAAGTGAAAAGTGATTTTTAATGATGTTCTTATGCTTAAATAAATATGCCAAGTATTGTGAATAAATAATTTGTGGGAagtaaaaataattatataaactaTTGTGTAAAAGAGGTATTATTGTAGTATTGGTAAAGTAAGTCTTGTTATGGGGAGGGGAGTTTTATGTTACCTCTTTTCTTGCTAACCAGTATGCAACCTTTTAGGGTACTTTTGAGTGGATAAAAAGGTCTTGGTTAGTGTTGTGTTACCAATTTTAGATACCCAAGTGGGGTACCAGGGGGCCTATGTAAGGCCATAACTTGCCAAATAGACAAGAATTGATCCATCAAAAGTGGTTTTGAAGGGAATTGATGCATTTTGAAAACCTTGGGGAGTCAGTTGCGAGAATGAGTCTTCACACATCACCTTTATGATAGGGGGTTGATGGATTAGTGTgtcctattggtattttggatatgttgatattgttttgtcattgatgtcaacacttatcaaccctggcacttggagaattggcaatgttcaccagcaagcaagtgacttatgcacagtcatcgatatcttgttcatcgacaggatatattattcaccggcacttggaatgagatggaaaacacttggttgtgtcgaagacatcatttggacactttgtctttgagATTTGTTCATttgtatattcgtgtttgcatatttgctattacccgcaattaggtccaggataagcaccgacaggcttatctattccagatcagcacaacaactatggagatgatttattattgttgtaaatgcatttgttggcaaaatggtcagcaCTCCTCTCAGGAtttgtgacaagggactaaccacctcccgtgtgatccatatctctatagtttgtatctAACATTGATAGATCAGTCTTTTGACGCAATGACAAACtaggccaacaaatggtatcagagcgttGGGTCATAGGTTTGAATCTCCTCGGGTAAcgttgagggggagattgttggcaaaatggtcaacactccccttgggattcatgacaagggactaaccacctCCTGTGagatccatatctctacagtttaTATCAGACGTTGATAGATCAGTCTTTTGATGCAACGACAAATTAGGCCAAcaacattaagccgacatgttgaattggatattgcattgtttcttattttacttgtaaattgtttttattgtaatatcttttgtaaagccgacctacacatttatgtcctaggctttggtatatatgtaagatcttatttgatcgaagTAGAAGAATGAGaggtgaatgtgaaaaggattgtaataaggtatatgcgagaataagcagagctatacacacatacatcatttgaggGTAGAGGAAGGTTtggtgaagacatatcagaactgaactggtactgaatccaacatatgaagatgctattttgagcagtacatcattattggatttaaccatccaattttagtcagtgtgactcctatttgtgtttgagcagtgagctctaggcgcttggagtttctgcatgtgcagaccccctattgtatacacatactatttgcagtagtatcatcttattgtgggtaaggtttcccactgtggtttttccccttacaaggtttcaatGTACAAATactgttgttatgtgttgtggatgttattgtctttctgtttcatgcattaatctttaccggtactgcaattaattgataaactatctactgacattaattttggtttaccagtattaagcattaagtttggttaaggtgtttttggtttgaatttattagacaactgattcacccccccctctcagttgtctccgggacctaacaattggtatcagagcctagtcctctttttgtagaagtttaacaacttgaggagatccaatgtcttctaactatttcaggaaggacagtcctaaacttgatggagccaactatggcatatggtcAACATCCCATAGATAAGACCAAGGGAACTTACAACTATTGAGGTTAATGTTTATCAAACTAGAGGAGGAGATAAAATCCGCTAGGTCAGTCATACTCTCCAAATAGTCTTCATAACCACCAAATTTCTCAGAAGGGTACACAACGGAGTTGAAATCTCTCGCTACCATCCATAGGTCATTCTTCTGATTCCCAATGAGACAACACAGAGAGGACCAAAGATGAGCTATAGGGGACCTAGCATTAGGGGCATAAAAATTAACAAGGTACCATTGGAGTTTGGATCTAATATCTTTTATCCTAACAACTAGACAATTCTTTTTTGAGTGAATCAACGAGCGTTCAAAAAAGGCAGGGTTCCAGAGGGTGGCAATTCCCCCACAAGCACCATCAAAGTCATAATTTAGGAAGGAGGAAGCAACCCAAAAGGAGTTAGTATCCTTTTGAaaattctccttattcattttagtttcttaaatcaataaaaaatcCACCTTTTGCTCCATAAGCTTACATCTTAACATATGGTGTTTTATCGGGTTGTTTAAGCTCCGAACATTACAGGAGAGGactttcataaaaaactagaaatAGAAAAGACGTCTCTACTCATCTGAATAGTGGCAAACCCAACATAGGGATATTAagttttcttctttttattctctGAGAGCCCTTACAGGGTTGTCTGTTTCTCTGCCGCTACCTCACATTCTGCATCCTTTTGTCTAGTGTCTCTCAATGAAGGTCTTCCATCCTTACTGTTGCCTCCCATAGccgcttttttcttctttttattcttaGTGACAACCTGTGTCCACTCTTTATCTTCCTTTTCATCTTCAACTAACCAAAACTTTGACTTAGTTGGTGGGGGGGTGGAAGACAatcctgtaggattttgccaagatcaagggcacaatgaaaagcataaaagagacaatagaatgacaagaacaaaatgtATTCTCataaatatgcaaaatgatcaactggattaaccaatacaatgaatagaggcctacttatataggcaaggccatatggatgtatgagcacacaaatatgacatgtggctcaacgagaaacaagggtaggtaagaaatactaagggtaggtaggagaaataatataatattccacaagaggtggatgacccaccgaatgtggagtgtaacagcaaaataagaccacaaaaggtggaatttctcctacaagctctatccctatgtgcacacttccctaagtgtctcaaatccaaactacgaagagatgcattatcctaagttaacttaagtaagtgtaataatatccaaaatgaatatttatttacaccaacaccccccttaagtgcaacttaggggaatgaagactcaagtcaacaatgcaagatgggtcccagctactaggccatgataggtacccatgtacaatatgcaaatgcaagcaaaatgatgcaatgcaatctctcacaaacggagaaagggagaaaacccagtgggataaaacccccccccaaaagagagatgaatgtacaaaagactctcaaagaagaaggacaaaacctcaaagaggaaaaagtcccccccataagagaggaaggataagtcagctgaccccccctaatgacacatcccgcacccccaagagagctcgcaactgctagaacttactctcggtgaaaggtttggtgaatatgtcagcaacctgctctgctgtaggacaatactacaaatcaatgacctactcctagatgagctctcggatatagtgcatatgaatctcaatgtgtttggttcactggtgctggaccaggttctccaagattgcaatagcactctgattgtcgcaatgtagaactgttagccgtagagtggtgaatccaaactcggtgagaatctgctagagccaaatggtctcagtcgctgtgttaacatcgcctcaatactcagcctcagtcaaagagagagcaatagcatgttgcttcttgctctgccaacaaatggggccctaaccaaggtgaaaactgtaaccagaagtagacttacgatcaactagatcgccagcccaattggagtctgtgtaaccaaccaagtgaagtcctgtgcctgttgcatagtgaatcccatagtgatgtgtaccctggatgtaatgaaggatgcatttggtggctttccaatgaagctcatgtggatcttgcatgaagcgggaaaccatgccaactgcaaatgaaatatcagggcgtgtatgagtcaagtagatgagactacccacaagctgatgatacaaagtggcatcaactagtggagaagaacattgagcctcaagcttgactcctgaaagaaagggagccggggtaggcttacaatcagccgtataaaagcgtgcaagtagatcaagagcatacttgggctgcgatagtgcgATCTCGGAAGGTGACTGagaaatctctatctcgagaaagtagtgcaaaagacccaagtcagtcatagcaaatctgtcatgcaaagtagatttgaccctgctaatgatggatgaagtactccctataatgatcaagtcatcaacatagagcacaagtatcaagtgagagtcatcctatcacaaaatatagacattcggattAGAATGAAACTTGGTgaaacctgcggagagaagaaaggaatccatcttggcataccaagccctgggggcctgcttaaggccatagagagatttccttagtctgcaaaccaaggaagtattctggatgaaaccctgtggctgctccatataaatctcctcatcaagatcaccatgaagaaaagcactcttcacatccatctgatgtacaacccaaccatgagctacaacaatagcaagtgtcaaacgaatggagttcatcttggctataggtgcaaatgtctcagtatagtcaacacctgcaacctgcaagaaaccttttgcaacaagccgagccttatacttatccacactacaatctgctacaaacttggtctgatagttccacttacatcgaaccatctttctccccttagggagatggactagatcccatgtgttgttcctcatcaaggaactatactcttcctccatagcttcgTCCCACTCAGGAagccctgatgcttccctaaatgtctatggatcagaagcagtagcaatgaatgcatgtggaagatcctaatgttgtgatcaagttctccgtgtatctgaaggatccccaacaagagaacccacggactcaagtgtctgtcaagcccaacaatgtctaggtggaggtggagaacgaggctcctcaactgcaagtgaaccctgcagaggtgtaaccgtGTGAGttagagttgagggagtctcatcatctgaatcactaacatcactatccacaattgaggaaggtggaggaggtagagaggctaagctaggagagctttcctcaaagtgaacactcctctcaatgaatacctcatgtgtctctggatccatcaatctgtatgccttaacaccctcaggatatccaacaaatatgcaaggccaactctaAGGTTCCAAGGCCTTGCATTtctacggaggtatgcgagcccatgccggacacccaaagactctgaaatgtctcacaatcggtttcctaccagcccaagcttcaaaaggagtaataccttgcaaagctttgtgaggaacccaattctggatgtgtgtggcacaactgatagcctttgcccaaaaggcgggatcaagagaatgtgcatgtatcatacagctagccatttctttgagagttctattcttgcgttctacaaccccgttctgctgtggagtgtatgctacagaatgctgaagatcaatcccctcaaatgtacaaaaatcctcaagtctcttgttcacatattcccttccattatctgtgcgaagaatcttgacaactttccctgattgcttctccacacgagtcttgaagtcctggaatctgtcaaatacttcactcttatgaatgagaaagtagacccaagtgaagcaggagtagtcatcaatgaaggtgagaacatagcgggccttactaaatgaaggtgctggaaatggacttgctacatcgctgtgaacaagttgaagagcttccaaagctctccaagttttccctttatcaaacttctcttcgggatgcttgcccatggaacaacctgaacatacaccctctgaaaaactgattcgaggtagacctatgaccatgtctttagtgctgagctgctgaagatagcggtagttgaggtgaccaaaccgctcatgccatagcttactttctgaatttgaatgagtaagcaaggccctagaaggtgaacttggcacaaagtgggagaatgaaaaaagccttgagttgtcattgacttgtcccactgctaccaaggcatcatcatcaagttcctttaccacaactgaatctggtgtaaactcaacctttttcccattctcatagtgagtgatttggtagatggagagaaggttggtagacaagttatgaacatagagaacattttcaaatgttccatcatccatgtcaactgaacctttcccttcaacctctacttgtgtgtcatcacctatgtaaatgtgaagtaccttagatggctccaatgaagaaaactgctcctttgtagaacccatgtgatatgaggcacccgagtcaagtatccattgctgtgaagaacctgttgtagccacaaatgcttgcccttttcccttagactgtgaggaagaggaaggagatgaatccttctttgtgtaggcagatggcaagttgatgttgtttttcttgagtagattggttaactcatcaacttgctttgtgtggtatcaatgctcatcatgaccatacttcttgcaatatgcacaagttggtttatccttcttaggtggtgtccccttcttggaagaggatgaaaaatcaccttgtgatggagaggatgattgtcctttttcctggtgtggcttagacttggattgcttcttcttcttgttggaatctttgccttgacttccttgattcccttgattagccaccaaagccttggactttgaagacttgagaaaccccatgttcaacaacttagtttgttccaatattaacatttctgtgaaagcatcaaatgaaggcataacataagaactccccactgtcaaacgatgagtttggaagctaaatacaaatgctgcatattttggtgcaagcttgtccaacaagttgaatatcaattgagcatcctttttgtcaattccacaatcctttagctttgctcttagctcatttgctttggtgacataatcttggattgtatgaaaactcttgggatctaagttggtgagctcattgtcaatctgatagcctctgatttcatcaacttgtccatacaatttctgaaacatatcccaagcctctttgattgttttacacttctcaatgtgaaaaatgaggtcatctgatacatacatgcataaggttccaagagccatgcaattctttgtgagccattctaattgagcaattggaccagccttaggatcaggtggtgctgttattgttccatctatgtagtgtgtgagacccttttccattaatttactccatactttaattttccacgatgcataattatgtggagttaaaggtggaaatttgttaggactcattgcaacaagaatggaaagagcacaaagagaggcacaatcacacaagacacccccccaaattcactcaatcaaagaacccccccccaaatgtgatgatttggcactttataagtagtgcgtatacaatgggccacttgcaaaaaatggcaaagtggacttttgatttacaattttacaactacctcaataaggccaaaagagtctcaaactaataatccaagagatctaactaagatccaagcaatttacaagtacctaataggccaaataataccaatatctaaaagtacaatttccactcaaaatatctaaaatctgatcatagattctgaaagtagatgaaaaaataagcactttcaaaaaaaatgacactcgaaaaggaggtcgtatgagctcaaacgaggcctttgaagttgcaaaattgaggattatacaggtacagctgagagagtccaaaaatttcaaaaaacctatgcaccaaaattagaaaataaccacaccactgtgaagatcacaaaattttagcccattttaaaaaaaattgcaccaaaaaaggagcaaaaatgagcaagatatggccttccaaagttggactgcaaaattgaaaagcccaatggagaggggtcaaatttttttcaaaaagtgctgatgtggtgctgacatcagcaagtcactgtgttaaatttgatggtcatatgaccatcacgaaaactttgcctccctactgactgggcgtccgtactgtacggactgctgactgggcaggtGACTATACAAGCTGTATGGATGACGTGGCAATCTGACAGTGCATACGGAGGGCCTACGTGGTGCGGGTGATGTGGCATACCGATGGCTATTTGAGAGCCATGTGGTGGGGTCCTGACTGCTGACTGGGTGTCTGCGTGGCGGTCGCTGGAGGTGACTGGACGGTCGTCGGAGGCGGTGGCTGACTGGTGCCGTCGGCGGCCGGAGGTGTCTGAGCGGTCGCCAGAGGTTTCTGGTCGGCGGCAGTGCTAGGTAGATGGGCGCGGCGGGCCGGGAACCAATGCGGCCGGTGGGAGGGAGCTGCGGTCGTCGGAGGAGACAGAGCAGCAGTGGCGGGGCTCGACAGTCTGCGGCTGCGTCGGTCTCGCCGATCTGCGGCAACGGCGTGGCGTTTGGAGCGGCCGACGGGAGGGAGTACGGCGGCAGCGACGGGACCTGCAGGTACAGGCAGTGCCTGCAACACCTGCGCGACACGCAGGTACAGTGTatgggggggtctgcagacccccaaacaaaaaaactttttttttgattttttttttgtttttgaattttttttttcaatttttcgaatttttttttcccgaaatccgtacgataatagccaaaatggggaaaaaaaatttctcaccaaaataggtcgactttatagtcaaaatttatggaaacggcctcccggattcaacggtgatgtccaaattgctatatgacgcccccaaaaaatgaagatccacaaatctgaaaatagaagccttccacaatgtctccaaaaaccgatcaatgaagccccaatggctctgataccatgtaggattttgccaagatcaagggcagaatgaaaagcataaaagagacaatagaatgacaagaacaaactgtattctcatcaatatgcaaaatgatcaactggattaaccaatacaatgaatagaggcctgcttatataggcaaggccatatggatgtatgagcacacaaatatgacatgtggctcaatgagaaacaagggtaggtaagaaatactaagggtaggtaggagaaataatataatattccacaagaggtggatgacccaccgaatgtggagtgtaatagcaaaataagaccacaaaaggtggaatttctcctacaagctctatccctatgtgcacacttccctaagtgtctcaaatccaaactacgaagagatgcattatcctaagttaacttaattaagtgtaataatatccaaaatgaatatttatttacaccaacaaatcccAAAATGTGTAGATTTTCCTTAAGGTTACCAAACCCTCCATGTTTTTTCTTTTAAAGAGTTAACAACTGGTTTTCCTGGTTGACATTCTCTTTGTTTTGGGAGAGGGAGTGATCTCCAACAATTATAACTAAGTCTTCTTTAGGAGTAGCATTCACATTTTGCTCTTGTCCTTGCTTTTGGCTCAAGTAAATAAATAGCTCATTGTTCCCTGAAGTCTCCATGACCAAGTGACAATCCTTAGGAGGATTAAAAGGTGTTGGAGGATCTTCACTTGATGCCTCATTCCAAGAGGAGGACACCGTCTGGTCATCTAGCTACTTCTTCTTATCCTTAAGAAAATTATTTTCAATATCCTGATTGGATGGACCTTTCAACAATGTGGGGGCTTGTACCAGATGATTCTTAGCCTTATTTGTTTTCTCTTCTTCCAACACTTTCATACTTTTAGGGTTCCCTCAATAGTTGTAAGTTCCCTAGGTCTATGAGTGATGTCAAAATGAATAGATAAGATGTAATTATAAAGGGTTCCCTAAGTAAATTACTTATTAGGTTAACgtccaatggtcaagtgtagccatgAGGACTAAAATACATCGAGGAGGGGGAGTGCCTACCCATATTCAAATAGGGTCCTATCTAAGGGAGAGCAGGGTGTGTTGGGGAGCCTTTGTCCAAGACCAAGGTTCTTCATGCCCCGTTCCTCTAAAAATAGGACCACCAAAAGGGAATATGGGAGAAGGCAACCTTAGGATGACCCCGACTCAATGGTGTCAATaggtgacatcaaggttggagtaaaATGGGGCCAAAACTGGCCTAGGGGAATAAAaatgggacacactaaagtaggattACAAAATTGAGGTGTGAATTATATTGATTATAATTTATGATTCtatatttagcctccactttaatgGGAATAcaagcctatgcaaatactcatggtaaattaAAAAGATGAGAGAGATGACCAACtaggagtgagatcacaaggagataagatgttgctaattttgaggaaccaagcccccaatattaatATCTTAAATCACATAAGATCACATGCAAGAACATAAAAACCAAGATAAAgacaacaaagacaaaagacacacaacacaaggaGTTAGTATTAGAAACAAAAAGGcttcaagtcaactagttgaagagactacAAAAAACAAATATATCGGCCAGTAATATCATTCTTGGAATGCTATTGATGCAAGGCAAAAGGGGCAAAAAGGgcacaaggcacaaacacaagttCAAACATTAATAGATCAGTTCCAACCAAAACTAaatacaaatgaactcaaaaaccttaagatgcataccaagagagatataaagcaaacaATAAAAATCATACATAAACGAAAGAGAGAAATAAGACTCCCCAAGATTTTCCCAAAGAGGCTCATAGATGTTTCTCCCttgctcctctcctctccaagtctcacatgagtgtagctctcaacttttagcactatccatggatgtcatatgaagattcaagatggttgtaaatgacAACAAATTCTTATGCAATTATAAATGAttttctatgagaaagctcctaattaatgtctatgtgaatcttagtataataacaatgaaaaatgcttcctccttttcattgagaaatgaggtccttttatagggaaaaatgttgattgaatgggcttgtgaagggctaggattgatgggtttgtgatctatgtgatggctttcaacccaatcccatgatggcaagtgtcaacatgagatggcttgagaggagagggaagaaacattaaatgcttgagatgacatgaggattaccctaggagggtttggttaggcttgagttagtggataaatcttttatccaaggataatacttttatccaatggataaactcttgtgcaagagttaatggggatcATAATGGTTAAAGCAATAAATGATTGAAGATACCCATGAGTTAAataagggttgagttagagggaaagcctctaaccatgtgggtaagttgagttaaccattaatggctatgtaAGATCCATAAAGGATTTTAAAAACTTTGGggtttaacttgttgaagaataaaagccttgaatgcatttcaaagactttgaggcatttttgagaagtgacctttgtttaggaatgtgcaaatgattagagagcaggattaggctaattagagggGGGGGGGTTAGAAGAATATGGAAGGAATTTATTGggaaagtgggtttggtgggtgagagaaaataggattttatttagaaataaaatctatttattggtgcaacttgcatttgtaggaaattgCAAGTGAGGTGGGATTTTAAATaaacattgatttatttaaaatgaGAATTTGAtatgtgtttttaaataaatgttgatttatttaaatgagaggaatgagggaaattaaataaattagatttatttaataactcggttatagatagggatttttaatttaaataaatttatgtaatttatttaattaaaatagtagaatggggatttaatgaatgaattaaatgtgAATCTAATTAATAGGGGAATAATAgtgtataaaataaatattaaatatatatttaatctaGTGGACATACTTATGTGTCTACATCTATCACAAGAACATAAGTGGTCACATAAAAatagaaagagcatgcatcaagtgATGAACCACCATCCATAAATAGCAAAGCTATAAGATCATGGGGAGGAGAAAAGAGAGAACAAGGATGCCACAAGATACCAAGCtgcattatgctaggtgatccatgagaagaagagtaAGAGAGGTCGTGGAATCaataggctagcaagttgtgttatgctaggtgacccaCAAGAACATGAATACCTACAAGATAGAAGGTTGTGTTATGTTGTATGATTCATGTAAAGAAGGTCGAGAGTTAGAATAGTCTAGCaacttgtgttatgctagttccactaatcttgaaaaaggaagagttgaaaggTGTAGCAAGCCGTGTTATGCAAGTCAACTTACCTTGTTGCATATGTCACTGTCTGGTTTTAGGAGTTAAGAATCTGATAtaagagttaggtctagttttgagaatgcaaCAACCTGTATAGAACATATAATAAAAACAATATATTTGGTTTCGagaacatctcgtataagagtttaaGTCTGGTCTTGAGAATGTACACCCTATATAAGAGATATAAAAAGGTTATGTCTATTTTTGGgaatgaagcatctcgtataagagttaggtctagttttgagaatgtacaccccatataagacatgcaaaataaaaaatatagtacaaaAATGGCGTTATGTTTGCcgccctccccttaagatgtcaacatgtagctatgttgatgtcttaatgaAGCTACAAATAAGGATACCcaacttcaacaccaaggagatatcctttaggaaacaatgtacataaatccaagctaaagaggtagGACTCTCAGAAGCAAGGAAAAGATATTGTAAAAGAGATATATTGCAGCAAGTGGGAGTCctttggaggaggaggaagagaCTTTTGCTCAAATACATCAACTTCCAA includes:
- the LOC131876601 gene encoding uncharacterized protein LOC131876601, encoding MEPTEEGLVEVANEEACEVEPEQLVVEAPISELVLAKCGRGGPSSTLGRAEERRAERSERAERGVLLMPAGVGGRSAGYRGLQTVPPAVCGFRRLQTASPTVCSSRRLRASPPTDCGFRNLWTVPPTAVGTRKPPHTLYLRVAQVLQALPVPAGPVAAAVLPPVGRSKRHAVAADRRDRRSRRLSSPATAALSPPTTAAPSHRPHWFPARRAHLPSTAADQKPLATAQTPPAADGTSQPPPPTTVQSPPATATQTPSQQSGPHHMALK